From the genome of Candidatus Poribacteria bacterium:
AAATCGCACCGCCCATCAGATAGCCGAATTGGAGACCAATGACTGTCAACACAGGAATGATGCTATTTTTTAACGCATGTTTAAGAATCACAACCCGTTTGGGTAACCCTTTAGCATAGGCGGTTACGATGTACTGTTGGTTGAGAACCTCTAGGAGGCTAGACCGTGTCATGCGAGCGATAATCGCTAACGGTATTGTGCCAAGCGTTATAGCAGGGAGAATGAGGTGCGCGATTGCATCTCGAAACGCAGCAAAGTTGCCAGCGAGCAGGGTATCAATCAGATAAAAGTGGGTACGGTGTTGAATGTCGAGATCTAATACAGCGTCGAGCCGTTGTGAGCTGGGAAAAATCGGGAAGGTATAAGCAAGCAGCAGGATCAGCATCAAACCGAGCCAGAAAATTGGCATTGAAATCCCTGCCAATGATCCGAACATCGTCGTGTAGTCCCAAAACTTCCCACGATTGACAGCAGCGATAATCCCTGCAGCTATGCCGAAAAAGATGGAGAAAATCATCGCTGCGAGCGTCAGTTCTACCGTCGCAGGAAATTTGCGGAGAATTTCGTCAATGACCGGTTGGTTCGTCTTAAA
Proteins encoded in this window:
- a CDS encoding ABC transporter permease gives rise to the protein MIVYVLHRLLSMGLSLFGVSLLVFFMVHLIPGDAALAILGERATEEALTELRRQMGLNQPLYKQYGVFLWDLVHFDLGRSFKTNQPVIDEILRKFPATVELTLAAMIFSIFFGIAAGIIAAVNRGKFWDYTTMFGSLAGISMPIFWLGLMLILLLAYTFPIFPSSQRLDAVLDLDIQHRTHFYLIDTLLAGNFAAFRDAIAHLILPAITLGTIPLAIIARMTRSSLLEVLNQQYIVTAYAKGLPKRVVILKHALKNSIIPVLTVIGLQFGYLMGGAILTEHIFSWPGLGSWLRAAVEARDIRPVQGGVLFVATVFMTVNLIVDLLYAYFDPRIRVGGEAT